The following coding sequences are from one Stegostoma tigrinum isolate sSteTig4 chromosome 11, sSteTig4.hap1, whole genome shotgun sequence window:
- the selenok gene encoding selenoprotein K isoform X1, which yields MFLMESGRQVVDSRSQAPWSLSSIIRFFWGIVEFISFFFRTLFNPAGAEYKRTGSQSSWGRPDDGRGPPGVPRRKMGRINHGGGGPAPPPMSGG from the exons ATGTTTCTGATGGAGAGTGGCA GACAAGTAGTTGATAGCCGGAGTCAAGCACCATGGAGTTTGTCATCAATAATTCGTTTTTTCTGGGGAATAGTGGAGTTTATTTCCTTTTT CTTTAGGACATTATTCAACCCAGCTGGAGCTGAATATAAAAGAACTGGAAGTCAATCATCCTGGGGTAGACCCGACGATGGAAGAGG CCCTCCAGGAGTTCCACGGAGAAAGATGGGCCGAATAAACCATGGTGGAGGAGGTCCTGCACCACCACCGATGTCTGGAGGATGA
- the selenok gene encoding selenoprotein K isoform X2: MVYVSNGQVVDSRSQAPWSLSSIIRFFWGIVEFISFFFRTLFNPAGAEYKRTGSQSSWGRPDDGRGPPGVPRRKMGRINHGGGGPAPPPMSGG; this comes from the exons ATGGTGTACGTGTCCAACG GACAAGTAGTTGATAGCCGGAGTCAAGCACCATGGAGTTTGTCATCAATAATTCGTTTTTTCTGGGGAATAGTGGAGTTTATTTCCTTTTT CTTTAGGACATTATTCAACCCAGCTGGAGCTGAATATAAAAGAACTGGAAGTCAATCATCCTGGGGTAGACCCGACGATGGAAGAGG CCCTCCAGGAGTTCCACGGAGAAAGATGGGCCGAATAAACCATGGTGGAGGAGGTCCTGCACCACCACCGATGTCTGGAGGATGA